Proteins encoded within one genomic window of Pigmentiphaga sp. H8:
- a CDS encoding tripartite tricarboxylate transporter substrate binding protein, which yields MNSLLRRIDLPAIALAALVSAGAQAEDYPARAVRIIAPFAAGTGPDANAREIAAELTKVLGQNVFVDNRPGASGIIGTEAAARATPDGYTLYIGTTSTLSVVPHLYSKLPFDAAKDLTPVSLLGILNTGLIATPKLPANDVRALLALMKAKPDAVNVATQGPGSYSHLSGEWFGFSANTRLNFVPYNSNSPYADLLAGQVQLMFDGLPAAAGNIRAGKLKLLAITGKQRHPTFPDVPTFAESGIADFEPIAWQGLLAPAGTPKAIVDKLSEAMRKAAQSPELAEKWRSYGGELKGNTPAEFAAFIAADRAKWGEVVRKAKVKLD from the coding sequence CCTGCCCGCCATCGCCTTGGCGGCCCTCGTTTCGGCCGGCGCCCAGGCCGAGGACTACCCCGCCCGGGCGGTCCGCATCATCGCCCCTTTCGCCGCCGGCACCGGGCCCGATGCCAATGCCCGCGAAATCGCGGCCGAGCTGACCAAGGTCCTGGGGCAGAACGTGTTCGTGGACAACCGGCCGGGGGCCTCGGGCATCATCGGCACCGAGGCGGCCGCGCGCGCCACGCCCGACGGCTACACCCTGTATATCGGCACCACCAGCACGCTGTCGGTCGTGCCGCACCTGTACTCCAAGCTGCCCTTCGACGCGGCCAAGGACCTCACGCCGGTCAGCCTGCTCGGCATCCTGAACACCGGCCTGATCGCCACGCCCAAGCTGCCCGCCAACGACGTCCGCGCCCTGCTGGCCCTGATGAAGGCCAAGCCCGACGCGGTCAACGTGGCTACGCAGGGGCCGGGCAGCTACTCCCACCTGTCGGGCGAATGGTTCGGATTCAGCGCGAACACCCGGCTGAATTTCGTGCCGTACAACAGCAACAGCCCCTATGCCGATCTGCTGGCGGGCCAGGTGCAATTGATGTTCGACGGACTCCCGGCCGCGGCGGGCAACATCCGCGCGGGCAAGCTCAAGCTGCTGGCGATCACCGGCAAGCAGCGGCATCCCACCTTCCCCGACGTGCCGACCTTCGCCGAATCGGGCATCGCCGATTTCGAGCCCATTGCCTGGCAGGGGCTGCTGGCGCCGGCCGGCACCCCCAAGGCCATCGTCGACAAGCTGAGCGAGGCCATGCGCAAGGCCGCGCAGTCGCCGGAGCTGGCCGAGAAATGGCGCTCGTATGGCGGAGAACTGAAAGGGAACACGCCGGCGGAATTCGCGGCGTTCATCGCGGCCGACCGCGCCAAGTGGGGCGAGGTCGTGCGCAAGGCCAAGGTCAAGCTGGATTGA
- a CDS encoding aldolase/citrate lyase family protein encodes MNLPENAFKRALTERRRLIGLWAAMADPYSLEICAQAGFDWLLLDGEHGPNDLRTVLAQLQVLAAYAPAPVVRVPEGDAVLLKQYLEIGVQNFLVPMVESAAQASAIVAATRYPLHGTRGVGSSIARSSRWARYADYLHAANGQICVLAQVETAAGVERVAEIAGVEGVDGIFIGPADLAASMGRLGDPGHPEVRAAIDLARRQALSQGKAVGTLATDPAVIRQHLEQGASFVAVGVDAALLARATRDLAAAWVNPA; translated from the coding sequence ATGAATCTGCCCGAGAATGCCTTCAAGCGCGCGTTGACCGAACGCCGGCGGCTGATCGGCCTGTGGGCCGCGATGGCCGATCCCTACAGCCTCGAGATTTGCGCCCAGGCCGGATTCGACTGGCTGTTGCTGGACGGAGAACACGGCCCCAACGATCTGCGCACCGTCCTGGCTCAGTTGCAGGTATTGGCGGCCTACGCGCCGGCACCGGTCGTCCGCGTGCCGGAAGGCGATGCCGTGCTGTTGAAGCAATACCTGGAGATCGGCGTCCAGAATTTCCTGGTTCCCATGGTCGAGTCCGCCGCGCAGGCGAGCGCGATCGTGGCGGCGACGCGATATCCGCTGCACGGCACGCGTGGCGTGGGCAGTTCCATCGCGCGGTCCTCGCGCTGGGCCCGCTATGCGGACTACCTGCACGCGGCGAATGGGCAGATATGCGTACTGGCCCAGGTCGAGACCGCGGCGGGCGTGGAGCGTGTCGCCGAGATCGCCGGGGTGGAGGGCGTGGACGGCATCTTCATCGGTCCGGCCGATCTGGCCGCCTCCATGGGACGGCTGGGGGATCCGGGCCATCCCGAGGTGCGGGCAGCCATCGACCTGGCGCGGCGACAGGCGCTGTCGCAGGGCAAGGCCGTGGGCACGCTGGCCACCGATCCCGCCGTGATCCGGCAGCATCTGGAGCAGGGCGCCAGCTTCGTCGCGGTGGGCGTGGATGCCGCGTTGCTGGCGCGGGCCACCCGCGATCTGGCCGCCGCCTGGGTCAATCCAGCTTGA
- a CDS encoding alpha/beta fold hydrolase, with protein sequence MDISARHPAVGKTVEANGLRTNYHEAGDGPPVIFLHGSGAGVSGWENWHGVMPAFARRHRVLVPDIVGFGFTERQPGARYNIKVWVQHLLGFMDAMGVQQADLVGNSFGGALALAVALRNGHRVRRMVLMGTPAGEFEQRASSARSWYYQPSLENMAELLRTFPHDPAVITDEMVRLRHEVSLLAGGMDAYRKLFPEPGQPGEIRMVKGIPEPDLASIEAPVLVLHGRDDQRVPVECGLRIARRCPRADLHMFGQCGHWVQIERQEAFVQLATSFLA encoded by the coding sequence ATGGACATTTCCGCGAGACATCCGGCCGTGGGCAAGACCGTCGAGGCCAACGGATTGCGCACGAACTATCACGAGGCGGGCGACGGGCCGCCGGTCATTTTCCTGCACGGTTCGGGGGCAGGGGTCAGCGGCTGGGAAAACTGGCATGGCGTCATGCCCGCGTTCGCGCGCCGGCACCGGGTGCTGGTCCCGGACATCGTCGGCTTCGGCTTCACCGAGCGGCAGCCGGGTGCGCGGTACAACATCAAGGTATGGGTCCAGCATCTGCTGGGATTCATGGATGCCATGGGCGTGCAGCAGGCCGATCTGGTGGGCAATTCGTTCGGCGGCGCGCTGGCGCTGGCCGTGGCGCTGCGCAATGGGCATCGCGTCCGCCGGATGGTGCTCATGGGCACGCCGGCCGGAGAGTTCGAGCAGCGCGCCTCGTCGGCGCGGTCCTGGTACTACCAGCCGTCGCTGGAGAACATGGCGGAGCTGCTGCGCACGTTCCCCCACGATCCGGCCGTGATCACCGACGAGATGGTAAGGCTGCGCCATGAGGTCAGCCTGCTGGCGGGGGGAATGGACGCCTACCGCAAGCTGTTTCCCGAGCCTGGGCAGCCGGGAGAAATCAGGATGGTCAAGGGCATTCCGGAGCCGGACCTGGCGTCGATCGAGGCCCCCGTCCTGGTGCTGCACGGCCGCGACGACCAGCGGGTGCCCGTGGAATGCGGCCTTCGCATCGCCAGGCGGTGTCCGCGCGCCGATCTGCACATGTTCGGCCAATGCGGCCATTGGGTGCAGATCGAGAGGCAGGAAGCCTTCGTCCAACTGGCCACGTCATTCCTGGCATGA
- the hpaH gene encoding 2-oxo-hept-4-ene-1,7-dioate hydratase, whose amino-acid sequence MLDPDTSLRLAVELEAAQLSRVPVRQFSLRHPDMTVDDGYGIQRAWMRLKQQSGRTLRGHKIGLTSRAMQQSSQIDEPDYGALLDDMFHESGHDIAHDRFLAPRVEVELAFVLGRPLRGPGVTVFDVLRAADYVVPALEIIDARIEQMDRESGRPRKVFDTISDNAASAGVVLGGRPVRPDAVDLRWCGALLHKNGIIEESGLAAAVLGHPATGIAWLANKLARHDEALAEGEIVLAGSFTRPVAGARGDTFHADYGRLGSISFRFA is encoded by the coding sequence GTGCTGGATCCCGATACATCATTGCGGCTCGCGGTGGAGCTGGAGGCGGCTCAGCTCAGCCGCGTGCCGGTGCGGCAGTTTTCGCTGCGCCACCCCGACATGACGGTGGACGACGGCTATGGCATCCAGCGGGCCTGGATGCGCCTGAAGCAGCAGAGTGGCCGGACGCTGCGCGGGCACAAGATCGGACTCACCTCGCGCGCCATGCAGCAGTCCAGCCAGATCGACGAGCCCGACTATGGCGCCCTGCTGGACGACATGTTCCACGAGTCGGGCCATGACATTGCGCATGACCGCTTTCTCGCGCCGCGTGTGGAGGTGGAGCTGGCCTTCGTGCTCGGCCGGCCGCTGCGCGGACCGGGGGTGACTGTCTTCGACGTGCTGCGCGCCGCGGACTACGTGGTGCCCGCGCTCGAGATCATCGATGCGCGCATCGAACAGATGGACAGGGAGTCGGGCCGGCCGCGTAAGGTTTTCGACACCATTTCGGACAATGCCGCCAGCGCCGGCGTGGTGTTGGGAGGCCGGCCGGTACGGCCGGATGCCGTGGACCTGAGGTGGTGCGGCGCCTTGCTGCACAAGAACGGAATCATCGAGGAGTCGGGGCTCGCCGCCGCCGTGCTGGGCCATCCGGCCACCGGCATCGCGTGGCTGGCCAACAAATTGGCGCGGCATGACGAAGCGCTGGCCGAGGGCGAGATCGTCCTGGCGGGATCCTTCACCCGGCCCGTGGCGGGCGCGCGTGGAGACACCTTCCATGCGGACTACGGGCGGCTGGGGTCGATCAGCTTCCGTTTCGCTTGA